GCGACAAGGCCAAGCAGGTCGCTcactcaccttcctcctctagATCCCTCCCTGTGTGTTCAAGCGGTatcaatggatggatggatttggCCTTGCTGGTAGCTGTCTCtagtttttatgttttttttatatttgcagcGTCTTATATACCCATATATCTGTTCCTAATTTATTCAAGTAGAAGAATTGATCTGTTTTCTGGAAATTGAGGTTTAGTTTTTTGTGAGATCATATCGTCCTGTTTATGTGTTTGATCAACTTGAACCTAGTGCCGCCATTTGTAGTTATCCTGTTTAGTTTTTTAtgaagtaaatttcacaaaaccacatatGTAGTTTTTTATGAAACTTGAGGACCATAATTCCTGGGGTTACGTGCCACGTGCCAAAATCCCTATGGTTTTGTGCAACTGGAACCATAATAGAtggggttttatgaaatttactcttttttataGTGTGTTATTTTGTGTTGAATGGAATGGGATGCTGAATAGATAAGTGATTTCTGATAACTATTCGAGGGTACAATTAACTGTTATAAAATTGAAAGATGGATTTAAAGTGGtgtttaaaaattcatatacaTAAAGTTTTTGCAAAAATGGCACCATTTATggttaaatttattattttttattagagcAATTGAGCCAGACCAAGTAACccgtcttttctttttcccttccaGGTCCCCTGCCCCCACCGCTTCCTACCcatggccgctgccgccgccacccgccccctcctccggccCACCTGCTCTGTTGCTAGATTCAAcacgcgccgcctcctctcctccacatctTCACCTCCACCTACCAACCGCAGCTCCAACACCAACTCTCCTGTCGCCTTCGACTGGTCTGATGATGACGACAACCCCTCCCCACCTCCAATGGAAGCTAAGAGCCCCAATCTCCCGCTGCCATACGACCCCTTCAGCAAGAAGCCTGCAGTCATGGAGCCATCTGACCCCACGAACCTCCAGGAGGTCTTCCATCGGATGCGCACCGAGGGCCTCACCGACTATGCCATCAAGATGTTCGACGGATTGTCGAAGGACGGGCTCACCCACGAGGCACTGGAGCTCTTCGCGATCATCAAGGACAAGGGTGCCATGCCCGATGTGGTCGCGCACACTGCCGTCCTAGAGGCCTATGCCAATGCTGGCCCCGCCCATTGGCGTGACGTTGTGCGCACCTACGACCGTATGCTCGCGTCAGGGGTCACGCCTAACGCGTATACGCTCGCGGTTCTGGTTAAGGGGCTCGCAGCTAGCGACCGGTTCATGGAGGCTGGCAAGTACATAGTGGAAATGCTTGACCGCGGAATGCGACCAAATGCAGCGACATACCTGGCTGTGTTTGAGGCATACGTGAGGATGGAGAAGGTGGAAGAAGGCAGAGTTCTTCTGGAAACAATGAAGAGTAAGGGGTTCACTCCAAGTGAGGAAGCAGTGCGAAGCGGCACGGTGAAGCGAGGGCATGTGTTCAGGGGCATCATGAACATGCTCTTTGACAAGTGATGCGGTATGCATTGTTTCTTGATAGGAAATTGTTGGGCTGTGACTCTTCGTATAGAATGGATGGATATTCTTCTCGGGAAGTGTGTCACCATTCCATTTGGAGAAAATGATCAGATGCaccgttttcttttcttgtgtCACTGTAGTATCTTAGGTTCTCTGTCTCTACTAGATTTTATTAGGTAGATAGCATTTTCAAGGGATACTTTTGTCAATGTAGGAACATCCCTTGTAACTGTAATTGGCTTAGGTAATATAGTTCTATAACATGTTTTTGGTGCACTATTTTGCTTGGAATTGGCATGGTACATTGGTTTGTCTGTATTTACTGTATTAGTTATGATgtgctccctccattttttaatatgtGCCGTATATtgaaaacggagggagtgcCATTAGCAATCTGCTGCTCATGGTTGATAAATTGTATTGTATTGTATTATTTGCTATGATTCTAGCAAAATTTTGTATGGTTGCTCCCATTTTTTAGCCGACATGTTGTATGCATATGCTGCTGTCTGATTCACATTTGAATGTTTTGGCACTATATTGTTAATCTAGATATAGTGCTGAACTACTTTTTTTACCTTGCCTTCAGGGCTATGTGGTTTTACCGTGTCCGAGTCGGCGTGGTGGCAGGAAGAGGCCAGTGCACAAGGGTATCGTTTACAGCAAACCCAAGCACCAGGGTATCACCCAGCTCAAGTTCCAGAGGAACAAGAGGTCAGTTGCTGAGGAGCTGCTGGGCGCAAGCTGGGTGGACTCAGGGTGCTCACCTCCTACTGGGTGAACGAGGTATATAGCTTGATTTCATCTGGGATCTCGGGAAGACGACATCAAAATCATGTCTGCTTTTCTTTAattcctcggtttttccattgTTGGCTTAACACAGGACTCCACCGAACTTTGAGATCATCCTTGTGGATGTTGCTCACAGCGCCATCCGCGACGACCCCAAGGATCAACTGGCTCTGCAAGCCTGTGCACAAGCACGGCGAGCTCCATGGTCTCACCTCTGCTGGCAACAAGTACCGTGGCCTGCGCGGCAAAGGCCACACTCACCACAAGGCTAGGCCTTCTTCCCCAAGGGCGACCTGGAAGCGCAACCAGACCGTCTCTCTTCGGCGCTACCGTTAAAAGCTTATATATGCTTTCTTGTTTTGTTATAGTGCAATCCGTTCATCTTTGGTGTTTGTGTTTCTGAACGACTGAACTATCTTCTAGACTAGAAGAACGGactcatcttttcgtttatgcttatcagtcaaaatttgaattttcaaccttaaatttgaagccaATTTTGAGGttctcatcgaagtttatttttcagcctttgcttttacatcgctaagaacatatatatatatatataaaagttttattcacaaattactttttatttgcaaatataccgtttggcttattccgcATATAAGCGGAGCTCGAAATGTTGCGAAAAACGATTCTCTATTTGTCTATTTGCCTGTGCTGGGACTAAGAATGAATTAGTCAGTTACCGAATGTTCTGTGAGCTGTTATAGTTTGGAGTATATTCTCGTCTGTCTCAAGCAATTGGTAGAACAGAAAGGCATTTTCAGTTTGTTATTCGTAGCTGCTGTTAACTATTCGTAGCAAGTGTTTTGAAGCCACTCATACTTAAAAGATCAGATCGCCCAACCCCATTTTATCTCTTGAGTCTTGACCTGCCACTGCCAATACAAGAGATACCCAGAAAGGAAATGGTGGACGATTATTTTGGGATAGGCCCCAATATGAAATTATTGGATGCTAATTTTTACGGACCTCGTGAAGATGCTCTAACCAGAGGGGCAGAGACAAAATCCCAtgttttctgaattttctgCAATTCGACtgtcttatactccctccggtaaaaaaaaaaacatgttttcaagacattttaaaattttgaaacatcAATATAACAAGTCATATGGTAGATTCAGCACGGTAGATTTAATGATTGAACCACAAGCAGAGTGGTAATTAAAATCAAAAGAAAATGCAGAGTCGGGCACAAGCAGGGCAGGGGAAAGGCATTCCAAGAACTTGTACATGTAGCAAACAGGTTAACGAATAGTAATACATACCAGCAAAGGCTATACTACAGAGTCTGATGAGAAGGGGAAATAGTACAGCTGAGGGAACTAATCAAAAGTTGAACTCCACTTACTCCACAGAAGCAAAAGATCCTGCCTGAAGGATGGACGTTATATAATTACTCCTCGCTACAAACACAATACATTATATAGCCACAAATCAATGGAAACATCAGAAACTGTCCTCTCTTTATCTAATATACCATAAGGTTAAAGATCATGGTGTGCTCGGAACCGGATCGGTGCCAGAAATGTGTGAGGATGCATCTTCCTTAGCAGCTGCTACATTCCCGGGGGAAGCTGTCTTGGCAGAGTCCCTCTTGCCATCCTTTCCTCCAGACCTTCCGTTCTGGTGACCGCTGACCGAAAGTCTCCTATTCGGAGGAGTGCCATTAGCACTGCCATTTGATTTTGCACCAGGTACCTTCTTTGCACTGACTGGTCTGTTAGGGCTCACACGTGAACCAAATGGCCCTTCATGGTCGGTGTTCAGTTGTTGCTCGATGTAGCGCTTTTGTTCCTGGGATGTGAACACAGGTGAGCAACATATAAAATGAAGTGTTAGCAAAACGGAAATTGCTGTGAAAAGCAATCGTGCTGTTAGTCTGTTACAATTTCTATTTATTCCCTCACAATACCAATCTATACAATGCATGGATTAGTCATATGCAATTTTCACCTAAATGCTGTCTGCAGAACATATTTTTTGGTGTTTTGTGACTTGAAAATACTGACATAATTCATCACCAAAAAGAGACATGACTCAACACGAGATTTAAAAGAATTCGATCAACGCTCAAGGGTGATACGTGTTCAAGAAAATGGATTCAACATTTAAAGAGGAAGTGGCACTCACCCTCATTCTTTTCTTATCTTCTTCCCTTTCCTGCCTTAGCATGACATATTCATCCAACATAGCTAGAAGAGGTACACCATCATACATAAAGGACAGACCACGGCTCTCCTCCCATGCCCTGGTCTTTGCCACCAGAGTTTCAACAAGTGCTAGAATAAAACCATTCATTACATTAGCCAAACACTAACAAAGCATATGATTAGCAGAATTCATAAATTTActcaaaacaaaaatgaacGGTACAGTAAAATAATAAGCCCCATGGACATATATAGTGTTCCTAGGTATGAAAAAATTTGCAACTGACTAAGTGAGAGGTTTCCATTGCTGTCATCCAAACATACCTGGAATCTTGTTGACAAGAATCCGAGCCTTTTCAGCACGTTTGAGATTCAGGTGGGCACCTCGGCTTGAGTTATATCTGTTGTCATCCTGCAGAAGGATTTTCAATTCATGATAGGCTATTTAAAAACAGaataatttggtaatatcactTAAATCATGAAAGAATAAAAGATGTAATACTTTTGATTTGCTACAACAAAATATCATCTTACCCGGTTATAATCTTCAAGCCAGCTTTCTTCTTCACAAGCAGACATCCATCTTTCAACTTTGTCTAATATTTCTTTTCTACTCAATGCTTCTTCCTTTGCTTTTGATATCTGGCTTTCCATATCTGCAATCAATTCTGATGGTTCTATGTTCCCTGCCTCAATCAGCGCCAATATTTTTTCATGGGCAGCAGCTGTATCTATTACCATGTGAGCACCAGCATAGATGTCTTCCAACTCAGTTTGCTTCTTGAAAGCTATTTCCTTCATCTTGCTGTATTTTAGCTGGTCTAGCCTTTGAACCTCTACCTCAGCCTGAACAATTTGGAAACAGAAAGTCAAATGCAGTGGAAGGATTAGTGTCAGACAGTAATTGCACCAAAAAAGATTTACTGTTTAATCTCACTTGCTCAATGAGATCCAGGGCAAGAGCTCCAGGTGCAGTGACTTTGTCTACAGAGGCTGATCTGTTGCAGGTGACATGATCAAACATGCTCCTTTCTTGCATGGGGGCATCCATGAGATCCCAAAGATCGTAGAGTTGACCAGCAAGCTCTTGAAGCTGAGAACAAGAAGCAAGCCATTAGATGCTATTGTCCATGCAAAGAGTAGTCATATTTCAATAAGACAAGAACAATGATGAAACATATTACaagaatcaagaaaaaaaaacccagcaAATTTGTATAGATCAAAGGCCTGAAAGGCCCTGCTTCTATTGAaagcataaaaaaagaaatactgcAAATAGAGTATGATTCAATTTCAGTAAGGATTTAAAAATGTTCTTTACCTTGCTTAGTCTTGACTTTTTGTCTTCATTAAGTGTGGCTACAGTCTTGTCAAGTTTTGACAGTGTATCATTGCTAATGCTCTTGCAGTTGTCACCAATAGAGTCATCCAAACTGGGATGAACTTCAGTCACTGTGCTAAGAAAATCCATCCCTAAGACAGTACAGAGATTATGTATCATGCTCACATAATCAAGAACCTTCTCCAACCTATTGCTCTGCAAACCAATTCCCAAGGGAACCAAATCTTGTCAGCAATGGTCAGGCATCACAGCTAGCACCAAATGAAGAAATTATACAGGTTACATGTACCTTCTCTTTTTCGAGCTCCTGTAGTTGTGAACGAAATTCTTCAAGCCTCTCAAGTGTCAAATCATCCTCATTAACTTGTGGCGTTGCCACCTTCTCACCCACCTCCGTAGTGCCAGCAATCTCACCACATATTTGATCAATTTGTGACTGAACATTAACAAATTCCCGCACTCTTTCGTTTTTCTGCTTGTTCAACTTCTCGAGTGTTGGCGCTATAGCAGCAAGTTGTTGCTTGATTGTCCCAGACGTCTTCTCAGGCTGCATGCATCGAGCACTCTTGTTTTTACTTCAAGTTATAATAATGAAAACAAGAAACTAAACATTCAGAACGAGGTATTGCCTGACTTCTAAGCTACAACACCAAACTTAACGGAGAAGACATTATTTAGGACAAGTAAGTTGCAACTTGCACCACCAATTGTCCTCCGCTGAGCCACTCACGTTGCATCGAACAAATGACTATTCAATGTGATGATAATGCTCACTTACAGTTCTTGCTATGGCCTTCTCTCCTAGAGCAGATAAAAGTCTGGCCAGCTCAATCTTCGAGTCATCCAGCGCCTGGATAAGGAGATCCCTAGAGTCGGTGGCCTGGTCAACTTTCCTCTTGTAAACATCCAGGCACTCCTGATCTAACTGGTACAGGACCTTGTCGCGGTCCTCGTCGCTCTCACCAACTTCATCCCATATCAACTGCAGTTTTAAGAACAGAAGCACACCACTATCACAACACAAAGCAAGGCACAAATGCATAAACTAGACGCGGATCGCAAAAGCACAAGCAACAAATCAATCACGCACCTGCAGTTTCTGCAGCAAGGATCCACACGTAATGTCGCCAGCCATCTCAGAACAGATGAACCTGTCAGGAAGCAGAGAGTTAGTACATGATGGGTACATCCCAGATCAGCCTACTAACAAGAATTAGCACCAAATGCACTTCCAAATTCGATTGGCACCAACTCTACAGTTAGCCATTAAATCTGCCATGCATCGCATGCAAGACTTAATAGTAGTTAAATTAGCAGCTATACAAGTCATGGTAACACTAAGATCCGACCCCCCATCATTGCCAATAATGAAGACCTAGGCCTATACTTTATGAGGATCCTACAGCTAAGATTAAGCTTAAACCCATGAAGAAATCCCCAAACCCCACCAATCCCACACCAAAAAATGCTAAACCCGAATGCTTTTCACCAATTGACCATATTTGACCAAGCAATAATTCCATCCAAAACGTCACGATCTGAGCACACATGGAAGGAGCAAACCTCACAAACAAGCAGATCAACAGCAAACCCCCGAAGCAGAAGCGGATCCCCCACACAACCCACCCCCACTGCCGCCCAAAACTCCCCCCCAAACCCACACCCGCACCCCCACCCACGGCAAAAAAACCCCGCCCGCATTACGCCCAGCCACTCGAGATCTCggcatccatccatcaatccatccagcagccgcaccgccgccgcccacgacgACGAGACGGCACAAGCGTCAAAGcacaccccaaaaaaaaaaaaaactcacccaGATCGAAGGAGCGGAATGCGAGCGCGCAGCTCGAGGCAGAGTGATCCGCGGCGCCCCCGACACACCCAGCGACAGACGAGCACGAGCCCCCTCCTCCCCTAgtgctccgccgctcgccgccacggcgccgccggcaggagagagacgagagagagagggaggagtctGGAGTGAGAGTGAGTCACTGTACTGGACTGGGAGGGCGACCGTCTctctctcgtctcgtctcggtGCTAGTAGTACTgggctgttgctgttgctgcctcGACACGGGCAGGCAGGAGGCAATTATTAATGGGGGAGGGGCGGGGCGGGTGCGGAGCCGCGCGTGGCCCCGCCGCTGGATGCCACCGGTCGCCCCGATCCGACGGCCGTAAatccatttccttttttttcaccgCGCGGGTCGGGTCGGGTGCCGTGTCGGTGAAAAATATGGGTACGGTATGTCACCCGTGTGGGCCCCATGCGGTAATTCATTCCGCGCTCGTAATAAATAAGGCATTTTCGCGTCTGGTGCCCTCGGGCCGTGTTGATTTAACTAAATTAACCGTAGTATTTTGCGGGGCTTTAGTTTCTAACCTGGGTTTGCGGGGGGGTTGACCGGTCAAAGTTGTCTCGGTGCGTTCTGGGTTTTCCTGTCCTGCGGCGGTTTAATGCGGGTTATTTGGTTTTTCTGTGAGTAAAGATTTTTCGTGCTGACACTGTTACCCATTGATGCGAGTTGCTGAGAGTGAGAGTTACTACTAGCAAAGCGGAGGGACCAGAACAGTACGTGAAATAAAAATTGCTGAAAACTGAAGAAAATTTGAGCTTCCTACAAATGTTCCGGTATATTTTGTACCTATGGCCACGGTACTGGTTAAAGTATACTCCCATCGTACTCGTAGAGAAAATCGTTTATGATAATGTGTAAGTCAGACCtttggaatataaatcatgaataactctcaagttgttaagtttgaaaatgtaaaacctatatgaatagatttatcttgaaaaatactttcataaaagtatacatatatatcacttttcaataaatattttaatagaaacaagaagtcaaagttgtgttttggag
The Oryza sativa Japonica Group chromosome 6, ASM3414082v1 DNA segment above includes these coding regions:
- the LOC4340848 gene encoding pentatricopeptide repeat-containing protein At4g38150 — encoded protein: MGAYRCVSELWRRKQSDVMTFVQRVRCWDHRRQPAIGRPTRPDKARRLGDKAKQVPCPHRFLPMAAAAATRPLLRPTCSVARFNTRRLLSSTSSPPPTNRSSNTNSPVAFDWSDDDDNPSPPPMEAKSPNLPLPYDPFSKKPAVMEPSDPTNLQEVFHRMRTEGLTDYAIKMFDGLSKDGLTHEALELFAIIKDKGAMPDVVAHTAVLEAYANAGPAHWRDVVRTYDRMLASGVTPNAYTLAVLVKGLAASDRFMEAGKYIVEMLDRGMRPNAATYLAVFEAYVRMEKVEEGRVLLETMKSKGFTPSEEAVRSGTVKRGHVFRGIMNMLFDK
- the LOC4340849 gene encoding 65-kDa microtubule-associated protein 1 → MAGDITCGSLLQKLQLIWDEVGESDEDRDKVLYQLDQECLDVYKRKVDQATDSRDLLIQALDDSKIELARLLSALGEKAIARTPEKTSGTIKQQLAAIAPTLEKLNKQKNERVREFVNVQSQIDQICGEIAGTTEVGEKVATPQVNEDDLTLERLEEFRSQLQELEKEKSNRLEKVLDYVSMIHNLCTVLGMDFLSTVTEVHPSLDDSIGDNCKSISNDTLSKLDKTVATLNEDKKSRLSKLQELAGQLYDLWDLMDAPMQERSMFDHVTCNRSASVDKVTAPGALALDLIEQAEVEVQRLDQLKYSKMKEIAFKKQTELEDIYAGAHMVIDTAAAHEKILALIEAGNIEPSELIADMESQISKAKEEALSRKEILDKVERWMSACEEESWLEDYNRDDNRYNSSRGAHLNLKRAEKARILVNKIPALVETLVAKTRAWEESRGLSFMYDGVPLLAMLDEYVMLRQEREEDKKRMREQKRYIEQQLNTDHEGPFGSRVSPNRPVSAKKVPGAKSNGSANGTPPNRRLSVSGHQNGRSGGKDGKRDSAKTASPGNVAAAKEDASSHISGTDPVPSTP